In a genomic window of Epinephelus fuscoguttatus linkage group LG23, E.fuscoguttatus.final_Chr_v1:
- the emc4 gene encoding ER membrane protein complex subunit 4 isoform X2 → MASPGGQGGGAVSTRGGSGARRMKWALELSLGNTRSRSDRQGGQGDVVYPIGYSEKPVPDTSIQETDKNLVEKRCWDVALGPLKQIPMNLFIMYMSGNTISIFPIMMVCMMAWRPIQALMSMSATFKLLESSSQQWLQGLVYLVGNLLGSALAIYKCQSMGLLPTHSSDWLAFIEPPQRMEIMGGGMVL, encoded by the exons ATGGCGTCTCCAGGgggacaaggaggaggagctgtgTCAACGAGAGGAGGCAGCGGTGCCAGGAGGATGAAGTGGGCTCTGGAGCTGAGCTTGGGCAACACCAG GAGTCGCAGTGATCGTCAGGGTGGCCAGGGGGACGTCGTTTACCCCATCGGCTACTCTGAGAAACCCGTCCCCGACACCAGCATCCAGGAGACGGACAAGAACCTGGTGGAGAAG CGTTGTTGGGACGTGGCTCTCGGGCCCCTGAAACAGATCCCCATGAACCTGTTCATCATGTACATGTCAGGCAACACCATCTCAATCTTCCCCATCATGATGGTCTGCATGATGGCCTGGAGGCCCATACAGGCGCTCATGTCCATGTCTGCCA CCTTCAAGCTGTTGGAGAGCTCCAGCCAGCAGTGGCTCCAGGGCCTCGTCTACCTGGTGGGTAACCTCCTGGGCTCAGCATTGGCCATCTACAAGTGTCAGTCGATGGGACTGCTCCCAACACACTCGTCCGATTGGCTGGCTTTCATAGAACCGCCTCAG AGGATGGAGATCATGGGTGGAGGGATGGTGTTGTGA
- the nop10 gene encoding H/ACA ribonucleoprotein complex subunit 3 encodes MFLQFYLNENGDRVYTLKKISPDGQPTSSAHPARFSPDDKFSRHRVVVKKRFGLLLTQQPRPVL; translated from the exons ATGTTTCTGCAGTTTTACCTGAATGAGAACGGAGACAGAGTCTACACTTTGAAG AAGATTAGTCCTGATGGGCAGCCCACCAGCTCAGCCCACCCGGCTCGCTTCTCCCCAGATGACAAGTTCTCCCGACACCGGGTGGTAGTGAAGAAACGCTTCGGCCTTCTGCTCACCCAGCAGCCCAGACCTGTcctgtga
- the emc4 gene encoding ER membrane protein complex subunit 4 isoform X1, with product MASPGGQGGGAVSTRGGSGARRMKWALELSLGNTRHQAQETRCWQRELSRSRSDRQGGQGDVVYPIGYSEKPVPDTSIQETDKNLVEKRCWDVALGPLKQIPMNLFIMYMSGNTISIFPIMMVCMMAWRPIQALMSMSATFKLLESSSQQWLQGLVYLVGNLLGSALAIYKCQSMGLLPTHSSDWLAFIEPPQRMEIMGGGMVL from the exons ATGGCGTCTCCAGGgggacaaggaggaggagctgtgTCAACGAGAGGAGGCAGCGGTGCCAGGAGGATGAAGTGGGCTCTGGAGCTGAGCTTGGGCAACACCAG GCATCAAGCTCAAGAAACCCGGTGCTGGCAGAGAGAACTCTCCAG GAGTCGCAGTGATCGTCAGGGTGGCCAGGGGGACGTCGTTTACCCCATCGGCTACTCTGAGAAACCCGTCCCCGACACCAGCATCCAGGAGACGGACAAGAACCTGGTGGAGAAG CGTTGTTGGGACGTGGCTCTCGGGCCCCTGAAACAGATCCCCATGAACCTGTTCATCATGTACATGTCAGGCAACACCATCTCAATCTTCCCCATCATGATGGTCTGCATGATGGCCTGGAGGCCCATACAGGCGCTCATGTCCATGTCTGCCA CCTTCAAGCTGTTGGAGAGCTCCAGCCAGCAGTGGCTCCAGGGCCTCGTCTACCTGGTGGGTAACCTCCTGGGCTCAGCATTGGCCATCTACAAGTGTCAGTCGATGGGACTGCTCCCAACACACTCGTCCGATTGGCTGGCTTTCATAGAACCGCCTCAG AGGATGGAGATCATGGGTGGAGGGATGGTGTTGTGA
- the lpcat4 gene encoding lysophospholipid acyltransferase LPCAT4, with protein sequence MERHDYHSATHEYPHPFIHKVKLTRTQRIRGIILGSILFPLRVILAAICFLLMWPIARLRLAGLSEEERSRPVKGWRYWLLNWIVMRLSRGVYFCLGFLWVKVKGRRADLREAPVLVVAPHSGFLDMLVLFGTNLAAVVSRSENRNLPVIGALLEFNQAVLVSRKDPESRKKAIAQVTERLTSDGYWPQMLMFPEGTTTNGSALIKFKPGAFLAGVPVQPVLLHYPNKLDTVRWTYKGTTWVESLWHTTSQFYTNSTIEFLPVYNPSQEEKNDPNLYADNVQKLMAKALGVPATDYVMEGRVPVSKLGGLSVPLESPARETLSLLHRNGLGAHEVKAALDRMIDRCQSGAQGSKASAEELASILGLTDEQTAVTICGLYSKDETVDLRQIYLSVAALSGFVSFKSLLHTAFTLFDREGRGSLSAEELSGLMGALLGIPQRNTADLYTQASSEGQLTEDNLLRVLTTHPTYQRVVNEYMQPEESGSTLANGKAVNNNRDMHNSNRSLHYNKKFE encoded by the exons ATGGAGAGGCACGACTATCACTCAGCAACACACGAGTATCCACATCCGTTCATCCACAAAGTGAAGCTGACGAGGACACAGAGGATAAGG GGTATCATCCTGGGCAGCATCCTCTTCCCTCTTCGTGTCATCCTGGCGGCAATCTGCTTCCTCCTCATGTGGCCGATTGCCCGGCTACGATTGGCCGGCCTGTCTGAGGAGGAACGCTCTCGGCCCGTCAAGGGCTGGAGGTACTGGCTCCTCAATTGGATCGTCATGCGGCTGAGCCGAGGCGTCTACTTCTGCCTGGGCTTCCTGTGggtgaaggtcaaaggtcgcaGGGCAGACCTGAGGGAGGCGCCAGTGCTGGTGGTGGCGCCTCACAGTGGCTTTCTGGACATGCTGGTTCTGTTTGGAACCAACCTGGCTGCGGTGGTGTCGCGGTCGGAGAACAGGAATCTGCCAGTCATAGGAG ctcTGCTGGAGTTCAACCAGGCGGTGCTGGTGAGTAGAAAGGATCCAGAGTCGAGGAAAAAGGCCATCGCACAGGTCACAGAGAGGCTGACCTCCGACGGCTACTGGCCTCAG ATGCTGATGTTTCCTGAGGGAACCACAACTAACGGCAGCGCTCTCATCAAATTCAAACCAG GTGCCTTCCTCGCCGGAGTCCCGGTCCAACCTGTTCTGTTGCATTACCCCAATAAGCTG GATACTGTTCGCTGGACATACAAAGGAACAACCTG GGTTGAGTCACTGTGGCACACAACTTCACAGTTCTACACCAACAGTACTATCGAG TTCCTGCCAGTTTACAACCCGTCCCAGGAGGAGAAGAACGACCCCAACCTGTATGCAGACAATGTTCAGAAACTTATGGCCAA GGCCCTCGGAGTCCCAGCTACAGATTATGTGATGGAGGGAAGAGTTCCTGTCAGTAAGCTCGGTGGTCTCTCTGTCCCACTGGAGTCGCCCGCCAGAGAAACACTGTCGCTGCTACACAGAAACGG cCTGGGAGCACATGAAGTGAAAGCAGCACTGGACAGAATGATTGACAGGTGTCAGTCAGGAGCTCAGGGGTCAAAGGCCAGTGCAGAGGAGCTCGCCTCTATCCTCGGGCTGACGGATGAACAGACGGCCGTCACCATCTGTGGCCTCTACTCCAAG gatgAAACTGTGGACCTGAGGCAGATCTATTTGAGTGTTGCAGCTCTGTCAGGATTCGTCAGCTTCAAGTCACTACTTCACACTGCTTTCACT CTGTTTGACAGAGAGGGCCGAGGCAGTCTGAGTGCAGAGGAGCTGTCGGGCCTCATGGGGGCGCTGCTGGGCATCCCTCAGCGCAACACTGCAGATCTCTACACTCAGGCATCCAGCGAAGGCCAGCTTACTGAGG ACAATCTGCTGCGGGTGCTGACGACCCACCCCACCTATCAGAGAGTGGTGAACGAGTACATGCAGCCCGAGGAGTCGGGCTCCACTCTGGCCAACGGGAAGGctgtgaacaacaacagagacATGCACAACAGCAACAGATCCCTCCACTACAACAAGAAGTTTGAATGA